A genomic stretch from Desulfonatronospira thiodismutans ASO3-1 includes:
- a CDS encoding DUF6899 family protein → MPYIPEKRRQVFDPLLEELSREVHTQGELNYCIYKLSRLIAQRMGDSYDNLSMCSSAMEHAKLEWYRKVLAPYEDEKIREHGDI, encoded by the coding sequence ATGCCTTATATTCCTGAAAAACGCAGACAAGTCTTTGACCCCCTCCTGGAAGAGCTGTCCCGGGAAGTCCATACCCAGGGGGAGCTCAACTACTGCATTTACAAGCTTTCCAGGCTGATAGCCCAGCGCATGGGTGACAGTTACGACAATCTGAGCATGTGTTCCAGTGCCATGGAACACGCCAAGCTCGAATGGTACCGCAAAGTCCTGGCCCCATACGAGGACGAAAAAATCCGTGAACACGGAGACATTTAA
- a CDS encoding M23 family metallopeptidase, producing MDYYIPSYGKSRIRYKRRRNRKYLFLAAACVVLALTFVFSGFDFIETRKHEQSGQENFKGLTIEQSIPEASGLQTAGDSSSSADTASPEIVPGNTGDALAQEAQAPGTGDILDAGDQKEVRAKLSEKNIRVSSGDTLMGLLNGEGLPRTQAHEIIEELSEVYNPRRIRQGQEITLVFREEDDQEPIFEAMNLKLDVDRDVRVEKCPENGLVATEEKRELDTRTVVAQAEITSSLYNAAVASDMPLRVLMQMIRAYSFDVDFQRDIRPGDSFEVMFKEKLDQDGNFVRGGSVLYATLKTRGRDLPIYRYETTDGEVDFFNPDGESVRKTLMVTPIDGARLTSGYGKRRHPILGYSRMHQGLDFAAPTGTPIMAAGDGVVEYAGRKGNYGNYIRIRHPNEYHTVYAHLSRFGSGVRRGARVEQGQTIGYVGSTGMSTGPHLHYEVHHRGSHVNPSTVDTPPGRTLEGEELQRFKAAREDLETLFASLKDEDTMARLD from the coding sequence ATGGATTATTATATACCATCCTACGGCAAGTCGCGCATCAGGTACAAACGCAGAAGAAACAGAAAATATCTTTTCCTGGCTGCTGCCTGCGTTGTCCTTGCCCTGACGTTCGTGTTTTCTGGCTTTGATTTCATCGAAACCAGAAAACACGAACAGTCCGGCCAGGAAAATTTCAAAGGCCTGACCATTGAACAATCCATCCCTGAAGCTTCCGGCTTGCAGACTGCAGGCGACAGCAGCTCTTCAGCTGATACAGCATCTCCTGAAATTGTTCCCGGCAACACCGGTGACGCCCTTGCACAAGAAGCCCAGGCCCCCGGCACAGGCGATATTTTGGATGCCGGGGACCAAAAAGAGGTCCGGGCCAAATTATCAGAAAAAAACATCAGGGTCTCTTCCGGAGACACCCTTATGGGACTTTTAAACGGGGAGGGGCTGCCCAGGACACAGGCCCATGAAATCATTGAAGAACTTTCAGAAGTATATAATCCCCGGCGTATCCGGCAGGGACAGGAAATCACCCTGGTCTTCCGGGAAGAGGATGATCAGGAGCCCATCTTTGAGGCCATGAACCTGAAGCTGGATGTGGACCGGGACGTGAGGGTGGAAAAATGCCCTGAAAACGGTCTGGTGGCCACTGAAGAAAAGCGTGAACTGGATACCAGGACGGTCGTGGCCCAGGCCGAGATAACTTCCAGCCTGTACAACGCTGCAGTAGCCTCGGATATGCCCCTGCGGGTACTTATGCAGATGATCCGCGCCTATTCCTTCGATGTAGACTTTCAGCGCGATATCCGCCCCGGGGACTCCTTTGAAGTCATGTTCAAAGAAAAACTGGACCAGGACGGAAATTTTGTCCGGGGAGGATCAGTCCTATACGCCACACTGAAAACCAGGGGCCGTGATCTTCCTATTTACCGCTACGAAACAACCGACGGGGAAGTGGACTTCTTCAACCCGGACGGAGAATCTGTGCGCAAGACCCTCATGGTCACCCCCATTGACGGGGCCAGGCTGACTTCCGGATACGGCAAACGTCGTCATCCCATACTTGGCTACAGCCGGATGCATCAGGGCCTGGACTTTGCAGCCCCCACCGGCACCCCCATCATGGCCGCCGGGGACGGGGTGGTGGAGTACGCCGGGCGTAAGGGCAACTACGGCAACTACATCCGTATCAGGCACCCCAATGAATACCACACCGTCTATGCCCATTTAAGCCGCTTCGGATCCGGAGTACGTCGCGGAGCCAGGGTCGAGCAGGGGCAGACCATCGGTTACGTGGGCTCAACAGGTATGTCCACGGGACCGCACCTGCACTACGAAGTCCATCACCGGGGCAGTCACGTCAATCCCTCCACGGTGGATACTCCTCCGGGACGCACCCTGGAAGGAGAAGAACTGCAGCGTTTCAAGGCGGCCAGGGAAGACCTGGAAACCCTGTTTGCCTCGTTGAAGGATGAGGACACAATGGCCAGGCTGGACTAA
- a CDS encoding methyltransferase domain-containing protein, translating into MQQHNASEPAGILKKHLHLFTASPLPGPVLDLACGSGRNGLFLAEQGLEVYFWDRDQSGLQKIHDLALEKKLKVHTKEVDLEAESESTLPPSFFGAVLVFRYLHRPLLPDIKNTLKPGGIIVYETFTSSQALLGRPTNPDFLLRDRELYSWFQDWEILHYFEGKTEAPQEYLAGLIARKPS; encoded by the coding sequence ATGCAGCAACACAACGCCTCTGAACCAGCAGGAATTTTAAAAAAGCATCTGCATCTTTTTACTGCTTCACCTCTGCCGGGGCCGGTACTGGACCTGGCCTGCGGCTCCGGGAGAAACGGCCTTTTTCTGGCGGAACAGGGGCTGGAGGTTTATTTCTGGGACAGGGATCAATCAGGACTGCAGAAGATCCATGACCTGGCCCTGGAAAAAAAGCTGAAGGTACACACTAAGGAAGTTGACCTGGAGGCAGAGTCTGAGAGCACCCTGCCCCCAAGCTTCTTCGGGGCGGTGCTTGTTTTCAGGTACCTGCACCGCCCCCTGCTGCCGGACATAAAAAACACCCTGAAACCCGGCGGCATAATCGTCTATGAAACCTTTACATCCAGCCAGGCCCTGCTGGGACGGCCCACCAACCCGGATTTTCTTCTCCGGGACCGGGAACTATACTCCTGGTTTCAGGACTGGGAAATCCTGCATTATTTTGAGGGCAAAACCGAAGCTCCCCAGGAATACCTGGCCGGCCTTATCGCCCGCAAACCTTCGTAA
- a CDS encoding NADH:flavin oxidoreductase gives MYTTLFSPLEIAGKTLKNRITMAPLYLGYAGEGGTVSPLLLEHYRLMASGGVSMITVENATVDHPAGSGSNRTIRADTDENLPGLEKLAATIKNEGALACLQINHAGRFAGAQEAVAPSEVNTFGRTPRALTLEEIEEIRNSFVRAAQRAFKAGFDMVELHGGTGYLLAQFASPRTNKRKDYYGGSLEKRMRFPLEVMQAVREAAGNKPVGYRFLADEWLPDGLTLEESGPLASRLSDAGAAYLSVMGGTYESFSMPEVIKATKKPGYMADLAGEIRDQVRVPVIAAGRIALGHVAEEVLSSGRADLVGLARVLWADPEWPEKVRQDREDDLVICDPGCRDVCMQLVMQGKPAFCPNWSPQKSRRLKDLYE, from the coding sequence ATGTATACTACCCTGTTCTCACCACTGGAAATCGCAGGCAAAACGCTTAAGAACCGTATAACCATGGCTCCGTTATACCTGGGCTATGCCGGGGAGGGAGGCACTGTGTCGCCTCTTTTGCTGGAGCATTACCGCTTGATGGCCTCCGGCGGGGTGTCCATGATAACCGTGGAGAACGCAACTGTGGATCATCCTGCAGGCAGTGGTTCCAACCGGACCATCAGGGCGGATACCGACGAAAATCTGCCCGGCCTGGAAAAACTGGCCGCAACGATAAAGAATGAAGGGGCCCTGGCCTGCCTGCAGATCAATCATGCCGGAAGATTTGCAGGTGCGCAGGAAGCGGTGGCTCCATCGGAGGTAAATACTTTCGGCAGGACTCCCAGGGCCTTGACCCTGGAGGAGATTGAAGAGATCAGGAACAGCTTTGTCCGGGCCGCCCAAAGGGCCTTCAAGGCCGGTTTCGACATGGTGGAACTTCATGGCGGCACCGGTTATCTCCTGGCCCAGTTCGCATCCCCGAGAACCAACAAGAGAAAAGACTATTACGGCGGTTCCCTGGAAAAGAGGATGCGCTTTCCCCTGGAAGTAATGCAGGCGGTCAGGGAAGCTGCGGGCAATAAGCCTGTGGGGTACCGCTTTCTGGCCGATGAATGGCTCCCTGACGGGCTGACCCTGGAAGAGTCCGGACCTTTGGCGTCAAGGCTGTCGGATGCCGGCGCTGCATACCTCTCGGTTATGGGCGGGACTTATGAGTCTTTTTCCATGCCCGAGGTGATCAAGGCCACCAAGAAGCCTGGGTACATGGCCGACCTGGCGGGTGAAATCCGGGATCAGGTCAGGGTGCCGGTCATTGCTGCAGGCCGTATTGCCCTGGGGCATGTTGCCGAGGAGGTTCTTTCCTCGGGCAGGGCCGACCTGGTGGGCCTGGCCCGGGTACTCTGGGCAGATCCCGAGTGGCCTGAGAAGGTGCGACAGGACAGGGAGGATGACCTGGTGATATGCGATCCCGGCTGCAGGGACGTGTGCATGCAGCTGGTTATGCAGGGAAAACCGGCCTTCTGTCCGAATTGGAGTCCGCAAAAATCCAGGCGGCTCAAAGACCTGTACGAGTAA
- a CDS encoding DUF6268 family outer membrane beta-barrel protein: protein MKKCFFLIFCLLFIPASASFAGDQGMYYGGLESGAGVEHTFKSGVKGSDTEVSRTTYGVEASWSFLTLGYDHSRYSWDKPGDSDITDDGKEPFESLHNVYLTADVIFPVKDDWYLNLAAGVNTSFEKEMSRSLGTSARAVLLRVFDSGWMVGVGAVGGYHPVRSIWIPAAGFAYGLPGQEGWTARIGMPRTMVRYGFSEDFAMQAGADYSSRIYRLENNSSAVERGYFRKRDIRLSMQAEWSPLEEMTLEFGPYYVLSRKWQFYDRHDSRIGTWDLDSAPGLQAGLTWRF, encoded by the coding sequence ATGAAAAAATGCTTTTTCTTGATCTTCTGTCTGCTGTTTATCCCTGCTTCCGCATCCTTTGCCGGGGACCAGGGCATGTACTACGGGGGCCTGGAGTCCGGGGCCGGGGTGGAGCATACCTTCAAATCCGGGGTAAAGGGCTCGGATACGGAAGTATCCCGGACCACATATGGTGTAGAGGCATCCTGGTCTTTTCTGACCCTGGGCTATGACCACAGCAGATACTCCTGGGACAAACCGGGTGATTCAGATATTACAGATGACGGCAAAGAACCCTTTGAATCGCTGCACAATGTATATCTGACTGCTGACGTTATATTTCCCGTGAAGGATGACTGGTACCTGAATCTGGCCGCGGGCGTGAACACTTCCTTTGAAAAAGAGATGTCCCGGTCCCTGGGAACTTCGGCCAGGGCTGTTCTTCTCAGGGTCTTTGACAGCGGCTGGATGGTTGGAGTCGGGGCCGTGGGAGGATATCACCCGGTGCGCAGTATCTGGATTCCTGCTGCAGGGTTTGCTTACGGACTGCCCGGCCAGGAGGGATGGACCGCCAGGATAGGCATGCCCAGGACAATGGTCAGATACGGGTTCAGCGAGGATTTTGCCATGCAGGCAGGAGCGGATTATTCTTCCAGGATATATCGCCTCGAGAACAACAGTTCAGCAGTTGAAAGAGGGTATTTCCGCAAGCGCGATATCAGGCTGAGCATGCAGGCGGAGTGGAGTCCCCTTGAAGAGATGACTCTTGAGTTCGGCCCGTATTATGTGCTGTCCAGAAAGTGGCAGTTCTACGACCGCCATGACAGCCGTATCGGCACATGGGACCTCGACAGTGCCCCGGGACTCCAGGCAGGCCTTACATGGAGGTTCTGA
- a CDS encoding methyl-accepting chemotaxis protein codes for MNNIAIGVKLVAGFVAVALIVVVVGLVGWRSANNLSGHIDEVGRVNMPAVNNLRIIEAEFETVVRSLRALVNPALGMEARQEQYQEIESARENYEKAWENYEALPRTEDETRLWASFEDAIQDWAEVNNQFLELSRELEEIGILNTEEFLGHLQQFRGDHYQVMEDVRGYVDFGIDFEGGDDPEACNFGVWLQDFDTDNQELLDILRRLQGPHDNFHGVVEPIRELADAGQEQQAREMLRDDMGRYADHVFMLFDELIDFAREANDLYTEMNRLIMVDSVEMQDRGQGLLQELIELNERQADRAVGLAERDAARGVTISLAGLAIGVILALGLGLFLTAVITRPLRKTVDFAEKVAQGSLDEELEVTGKNELGILAGSLRNMVSNLKTKIREAETKSAEAEEQAQKARQAMQEANQAKEQAEQAKSQGMLQAASSIEGVVERMTSASEELSAQVEQASRGADEQSSRAGEAATSMEEMNATVLEVAQNASKAAEGSDQARSKAQEGSDVVSRSVTAINRVQEQSSQLKSNMSQLGQQAEQIGKIMNVIEDIADQTNLLALNAAIEAARAGDAGRGFAVVADEVRKLAEKTMNATKEVGQAITSIQQGTENNIQSMDQAAGLIDEATTLVNRSGDVLQEIVRLVQSAADQVQAIATATEEQSTASEEINKNIEEVSRISKETSEVMTQSAQAIGELSQQAQELQNLVNQLKQG; via the coding sequence ATGAACAATATTGCAATTGGAGTCAAACTTGTAGCCGGTTTTGTCGCTGTGGCCCTCATTGTCGTTGTCGTCGGCCTGGTGGGCTGGCGCAGCGCAAACAATCTATCCGGGCACATCGACGAGGTGGGGCGGGTGAATATGCCGGCAGTGAACAACCTGCGCATCATAGAGGCCGAGTTTGAAACCGTTGTGCGCTCCCTGCGCGCCCTGGTCAACCCGGCCCTGGGCATGGAAGCAAGGCAGGAGCAGTACCAGGAGATTGAGTCCGCCCGGGAGAACTACGAAAAAGCATGGGAAAACTACGAGGCCCTGCCCCGGACCGAAGATGAAACCCGGCTCTGGGCCAGTTTTGAAGACGCCATACAGGACTGGGCCGAGGTCAACAACCAGTTTCTTGAACTTTCCAGGGAACTGGAGGAAATCGGCATTTTGAACACCGAGGAATTTCTGGGCCATCTGCAGCAGTTCCGCGGGGATCATTACCAGGTCATGGAAGATGTGCGGGGGTATGTGGATTTCGGAATCGACTTTGAAGGCGGCGATGATCCGGAAGCCTGCAATTTTGGAGTCTGGCTGCAGGATTTTGATACGGACAACCAGGAACTGCTGGATATCTTAAGACGTCTGCAGGGACCTCATGACAACTTCCACGGCGTGGTAGAGCCCATAAGAGAACTGGCTGACGCCGGACAGGAACAGCAGGCCCGGGAAATGCTGCGCGATGATATGGGCAGATATGCCGACCACGTATTCATGCTCTTTGATGAACTCATCGACTTCGCCAGGGAGGCCAATGACCTGTATACGGAAATGAACCGGCTCATAATGGTGGACTCAGTGGAGATGCAGGACCGGGGACAGGGTCTGCTGCAGGAACTCATCGAGCTCAATGAACGTCAGGCTGACAGGGCTGTGGGTCTTGCAGAACGCGATGCAGCCCGGGGAGTAACCATCTCCCTGGCCGGGCTGGCCATCGGAGTCATTCTGGCCCTGGGCCTGGGGCTGTTTCTCACTGCGGTCATTACCAGGCCCCTCAGGAAAACCGTGGATTTCGCCGAAAAAGTGGCTCAAGGCAGCCTGGACGAAGAACTTGAAGTGACCGGCAAAAATGAACTGGGCATCCTGGCCGGCTCCCTGCGCAACATGGTCAGCAACCTCAAGACCAAAATCAGGGAAGCCGAAACCAAGAGTGCCGAGGCCGAAGAGCAGGCCCAGAAGGCCCGGCAGGCCATGCAGGAAGCCAACCAGGCCAAGGAGCAGGCCGAGCAGGCCAAAAGCCAAGGTATGCTCCAGGCGGCCTCCAGCATCGAAGGCGTGGTGGAGCGCATGACCTCGGCTTCAGAAGAGCTTTCAGCCCAGGTGGAACAGGCCAGCCGTGGCGCTGACGAGCAAAGCTCCCGGGCCGGTGAAGCTGCCACATCCATGGAAGAGATGAACGCCACAGTACTGGAGGTGGCCCAGAATGCCTCCAAAGCAGCTGAAGGATCGGACCAGGCCCGAAGCAAGGCCCAGGAAGGCTCGGATGTGGTCAGCAGATCCGTGACCGCCATCAACCGGGTCCAGGAGCAGTCTTCCCAGCTCAAGTCCAACATGAGCCAGCTTGGACAACAGGCTGAACAGATAGGCAAAATCATGAATGTCATTGAAGACATTGCCGACCAGACCAACCTACTCGCCCTGAACGCGGCCATAGAGGCGGCCAGGGCCGGGGATGCCGGACGCGGCTTCGCCGTGGTGGCCGATGAGGTGCGCAAGCTGGCGGAAAAGACCATGAACGCAACCAAGGAGGTCGGCCAGGCCATAACCTCCATCCAGCAGGGAACAGAGAACAATATCCAGAGCATGGACCAGGCTGCCGGGCTTATTGATGAGGCCACTACCCTGGTAAACCGGTCCGGGGATGTGCTCCAGGAAATCGTCAGGCTGGTGCAGTCAGCTGCTGACCAGGTCCAGGCCATTGCCACGGCCACAGAGGAACAGTCCACCGCCAGCGAGGAAATAAACAAAAACATCGAGGAAGTAAGCCGCATATCCAAAGAGACCAGCGAGGTCATGACCCAGTCAGCCCAGGCCATTGGAGAACTCTCCCAGCAGGCCCAGGAGCTGCAGAACCTGGTAAACCAGCTCAAGCAGGGCTGA
- a CDS encoding lactate utilization protein yields the protein MGNEIKDYWDMRLLRVQENLRANNFDCRLAENPGRAKSLVLEEIIPEARPASISWGGSATFKETGLYDTLKDRTDMQVMDTFDKSRGPEANLELRRQALLADMFITGTNAVTEQGYLVNLDMIGNRVGALVFGPRKVIILCGRNKIVGDTDQAMERIKSYSAPANALRLQKKTPCIKTACCHDCESPERICNVWSITEKSFPKNRICVILINEDMGL from the coding sequence ATGGGCAACGAAATAAAAGACTACTGGGACATGAGGCTTTTGCGGGTCCAGGAAAACCTGCGGGCCAACAATTTCGACTGCCGCCTGGCTGAAAACCCGGGCCGGGCAAAAAGCCTGGTCCTGGAAGAAATAATCCCTGAAGCCCGGCCTGCATCCATATCCTGGGGCGGCTCCGCCACCTTCAAGGAAACCGGACTTTATGACACGCTGAAAGACAGAACCGACATGCAGGTCATGGATACCTTTGACAAGAGCCGCGGCCCTGAAGCAAACCTGGAGCTGAGGCGTCAGGCTCTGCTGGCGGACATGTTCATTACCGGGACCAATGCAGTCACCGAGCAGGGATACCTGGTCAACCTGGACATGATCGGCAACCGTGTGGGTGCCCTGGTCTTCGGCCCCAGAAAAGTAATCATCCTGTGCGGACGCAACAAAATAGTCGGTGATACAGACCAGGCCATGGAGCGCATAAAGTCCTACAGCGCACCGGCCAATGCCCTGCGACTGCAGAAAAAAACACCATGCATAAAGACCGCCTGCTGTCACGACTGCGAAAGCCCGGAGCGCATCTGCAACGTGTGGAGCATCACCGAGAAGTCTTTCCCCAAGAATCGCATCTGCGTTATACTGATTAACGAAGATATGGGTCTTTGA